CTAAACAGATCTGTGACCAGGGCTCATTTCCCGAAGGTGTTGAAGCGCTGGAACAATTACCCGGTATTGGTCGCTCGACCGCCGGGGCTATTGCCGCCATCGCCCAGGGCCAGCGCGCGCCTATTCTGGACGGCAATGTCAAACGAGTGCTGTGCCGTTTCGACGCAGTCGAGGGTTGGCCCGGACAAACCGCTACCAGTAAAACCCTGTGGCAACTGGCCGAGCAATACACCCCCGACGCCCGCGTAGGTGACTATACCCAGGCGATGATGGATCTGGGTGCTACCCTTTGCACCCGCAGCAAACCGGCTTGCGAGCGTTGCCCGCTGCAAACGGATTGCATCGCCCAGCGTACCGGCCAGCAGGCCGAGTTCCCCCACCGCAAACCGAGCAAAACCAAACCCGTTCGCGAAACCCGTATGCTGATGCTGGTGAATGAACGGGGCGAAGTGCTGCTCAACAAGCGTCCCCCGAGCGGCATCTGGGGCGGTCTCTGGAGCCTGCCCGAACTGCCCACAGAAGCCGAGCCGCAAAACCATGCCGCCCAGCACTGGCAGCTGACAATTAACCCGGCGGAAGCCTGGGACAGCTTTACCCACACCTTCAGCCATTACCACTTGCAGATCACGCCGCTCAAATCATTGCTGGCCAAACCGAGCGCCGGAGTCATGGAAGAGGGGCGCTGGCTCTGGTATAACATGCAGCGACCCCAGGACCTTGGACTGGCGGCTCCGGTCAAGATGTTACTGGACAAGCTGGCCAGCCAGCTGTAAACCTGACTCGCTATCGCATTCGTTTAATCAGGAGGACGCCATGTCCCGCACCGTATACTGCGCCAAGCTAAAAAAGGAAGCCGATGGCCTGGCTCTGCCCCCCTATCCGGGTGCCAAAGGCCAGTGGATCTACGACAACATCTGCGAAGAGGCCTGGAAGCAGTGGCAAGACCACCAGACTCGCCTGATCAACGAAAAACAACTGAGCATGATGAACCCGGCAGACCGCAAGTTCCTGATGGAGCAGATGGACAAGTATTTCGCCGGGGAAGACTTTGAGGCAGCCGAAGGTTACGTTCCCGAGCAGAAGTAAAACCCCTGCCTGTCGACTATTTTTCAACCACCTGGGACTATGGCTAAAAAAACCGCCCCGCCCCCTTGACTCAATACGGCCTGGACGGTTTAATAGCGCCCCGTTGCCCGGATAGCTCAGTCGGTAGAGCAGAGGATTGAAAATCCTCGTGTCGGTGGTTCGATTCCGCCTCCGGGCACCACATACGAT
Above is a genomic segment from Aestuariirhabdus haliotis containing:
- the mutY gene encoding A/G-specific adenine glycosylase, with translation MRTQQAFSDAVLAWFDLHGRKTLPWQQQISSYRVWISEIMLQQTQVATVIPYFERFMARFPTVEALAVAEQDEVLHLWTGLGYYARARNLHAAAKQICDQGSFPEGVEALEQLPGIGRSTAGAIAAIAQGQRAPILDGNVKRVLCRFDAVEGWPGQTATSKTLWQLAEQYTPDARVGDYTQAMMDLGATLCTRSKPACERCPLQTDCIAQRTGQQAEFPHRKPSKTKPVRETRMLMLVNERGEVLLNKRPPSGIWGGLWSLPELPTEAEPQNHAAQHWQLTINPAEAWDSFTHTFSHYHLQITPLKSLLAKPSAGVMEEGRWLWYNMQRPQDLGLAAPVKMLLDKLASQL
- a CDS encoding oxidative damage protection protein, whose product is MSRTVYCAKLKKEADGLALPPYPGAKGQWIYDNICEEAWKQWQDHQTRLINEKQLSMMNPADRKFLMEQMDKYFAGEDFEAAEGYVPEQK